In Sphingobacterium sp. PCS056, the following proteins share a genomic window:
- a CDS encoding glycoside hydrolase family 3 N-terminal domain-containing protein, with protein MKLSSIFFSGMIFLTIPNLQAQQIPYKNSKIPVEKRVQDLLGRMTTDEKVGQLSKLLGWEMYDKGTDGISVSAKLKKAVKDQHIGMLWATFRADPWTQKTLSNGLSPVEAARATNAIQRYMLDSTRLGIPLLLSEEAPHGHMAIGATVFPTAIGQASTWNPNLIQQMAATIAQETYAVGGKNGYGPVLDLARDPRWSRTEETYGEDAYLIGQMGKSMIKGFQGDMLGQEDKIIGTLKHFVAYAVPEGGHNGEAVSIGERALRQHYLYPFEQAVKSGAGSVMTAYNSIDGIPCSSNPWLLKDILREEWGFNGFVVSDLLSISGLNGGHATASNGAEAASQSLHAGLDVDLSGTGYGANLQQAIKDGLVEGAVLDTAVARVLRMKFNLGLFDRPFVDEKLVVKKVGTEVNRAMARKVAQESIVLLKNEGNLLPLKKTIKRIAVVGPNADNVYNQLGDYTAPQADGKVKTVLDGIRAAVGKGTQIDYVKGCAIRDTSNSHIQEAVAAAKLSDVVVVVLGGSSARDFKTSYQATGAANVDINAVSDMESGEGFDRVSLDMMGDQLRLIQELEKLGKPVVLVTIMGRPLNLNWASAHVPAIVNAWYPGQEGGLAIADVLFGDYNPAGRLPVSIPRSVGQLPVHYNHNKPKHHDYVEMTAKPLYAFGYGLSYSKFEYSNLLVDVKEGASDFVCTVSFDVENKGLLKGDEVAQLYVVDEVSSVVTAVKQLKRFERKNIGAGKREQISFQLTKEDLKLWAVDNRWKTEKGKFKLLIGSASDDVRLEGVLELKKDYL; from the coding sequence ATGAAACTTAGCAGCATTTTTTTTAGTGGAATGATATTTTTGACCATTCCTAATCTACAGGCACAGCAAATCCCTTATAAAAATAGTAAAATCCCTGTTGAGAAACGGGTTCAAGATCTTTTGGGCAGAATGACAACTGATGAAAAAGTTGGTCAGTTGTCTAAATTATTGGGCTGGGAAATGTATGATAAGGGAACTGATGGTATATCGGTAAGTGCTAAATTAAAAAAAGCGGTAAAGGATCAACATATTGGTATGCTATGGGCAACATTTCGTGCTGACCCTTGGACACAGAAGACTCTTTCAAATGGATTGAGTCCAGTTGAAGCTGCTCGTGCTACGAATGCGATTCAACGTTATATGTTGGACAGCACACGTTTGGGTATTCCTTTGTTGTTATCGGAGGAGGCTCCACATGGTCATATGGCTATAGGTGCTACTGTTTTTCCAACAGCTATTGGACAGGCAAGTACTTGGAATCCGAATTTGATTCAACAGATGGCGGCTACTATCGCACAGGAAACCTATGCGGTGGGTGGTAAAAATGGCTATGGTCCTGTCTTGGATCTCGCTCGCGATCCGCGCTGGTCACGTACCGAGGAAACGTATGGTGAGGATGCTTACCTGATTGGTCAGATGGGAAAGTCAATGATAAAAGGATTTCAGGGTGATATGCTTGGTCAAGAGGATAAGATCATTGGGACACTTAAGCATTTTGTGGCCTATGCTGTTCCTGAGGGAGGGCATAATGGTGAGGCTGTTTCTATTGGGGAAAGGGCCTTAAGACAACATTATTTATATCCTTTTGAACAGGCTGTAAAATCTGGTGCTGGTTCGGTCATGACTGCTTATAATAGTATTGATGGTATTCCTTGTTCGTCAAATCCTTGGCTTCTGAAAGATATATTACGTGAGGAATGGGGATTTAATGGATTTGTTGTTTCGGATTTATTGAGTATTTCGGGATTGAATGGTGGACATGCTACTGCCTCTAATGGTGCTGAAGCTGCTTCACAGAGTTTACATGCTGGTTTAGATGTTGATTTGAGTGGTACTGGGTATGGTGCTAACCTGCAGCAGGCAATAAAGGATGGACTTGTTGAGGGTGCTGTGCTCGATACTGCCGTAGCTCGGGTACTGCGAATGAAATTTAATTTAGGCTTATTTGATCGTCCTTTTGTGGATGAAAAATTGGTTGTTAAGAAGGTGGGAACGGAAGTGAATCGCGCTATGGCTCGAAAAGTTGCGCAAGAATCTATTGTACTGCTTAAGAATGAAGGTAATCTTTTGCCGCTTAAAAAAACAATTAAGCGTATCGCTGTTGTAGGGCCTAATGCCGATAATGTCTATAATCAGTTGGGGGATTATACTGCGCCTCAAGCGGATGGGAAGGTCAAGACCGTATTGGATGGTATTCGTGCTGCGGTGGGAAAAGGTACTCAGATTGATTATGTGAAAGGATGCGCTATTCGGGACACTTCGAATAGTCATATTCAGGAGGCAGTTGCAGCAGCTAAATTGTCTGATGTTGTGGTCGTTGTGCTAGGTGGTTCTAGTGCTCGGGATTTTAAAACTTCTTATCAGGCGACTGGTGCTGCTAATGTGGATATCAATGCGGTGAGTGATATGGAAAGTGGTGAAGGTTTTGATCGCGTATCATTGGATATGATGGGTGATCAATTGCGATTGATCCAAGAATTAGAAAAATTAGGTAAACCTGTGGTTTTGGTTACGATCATGGGTAGACCTTTGAATCTCAATTGGGCTTCGGCTCATGTGCCTGCTATTGTGAATGCTTGGTATCCTGGGCAAGAAGGCGGATTGGCGATTGCTGATGTGCTCTTTGGAGATTACAATCCAGCAGGGCGCCTACCCGTGTCTATTCCTCGTTCTGTAGGACAGTTACCGGTTCATTATAATCATAATAAACCTAAACATCATGATTATGTCGAGATGACGGCTAAACCTTTATATGCTTTTGGCTATGGATTGAGCTACAGTAAATTTGAATATTCTAACCTTTTGGTTGATGTGAAAGAGGGAGCTAGTGATTTTGTGTGCACGGTTTCTTTTGATGTGGAAAACAAAGGGCTACTGAAGGGTGATGAGGTGGCTCAATTGTATGTGGTTGACGAAGTTAGTTCTGTTGTTACTGCTGTAAAGCAATTGAAACGTTTTGAGCGTAAGAATATTGGAGCGGGAAAGCGTGAGCAAATTTCTTTTCAGCTCACGAAAGAGGATCTAAAATTATGGGCTGTGGATAACAGGTGGAAAACGGAGAAGGGAAAATTTAAATTACTGATCGGGTCTGCATCGGATGATGTGCGCCTTGAAGGGGTTCTTGAATTGAAGAAAGATTATTTGTAA